In Alteromonas naphthalenivorans, one DNA window encodes the following:
- a CDS encoding CoA pyrophosphatase gives MNRADFLRQFHHLRQTHREPDYPLKSRGRPAAVLIPLMDYGNELTVLLTERAHHLRHHPGQISFPGGAVDEVDNSVFDAALREAREEIGMPSENVEIIGVLPNYRTVSGYQIAPVVGFVEPSFTPVIDPNEVESAFEVPLAHVLNRKNHLIHTARKGKRSSPIYFIPWNEHMIWGATAAILRNLSHHIHP, from the coding sequence GTGAACAGAGCTGATTTCCTCCGCCAATTTCACCATTTGCGTCAAACGCACCGAGAGCCCGATTACCCGCTTAAATCTAGAGGTAGGCCTGCTGCGGTATTAATTCCTTTAATGGATTATGGTAATGAGCTGACGGTATTACTCACAGAGCGTGCACATCACTTACGTCATCATCCAGGGCAAATTAGTTTCCCCGGTGGCGCAGTAGATGAAGTAGATAACAGCGTTTTTGATGCCGCTTTAAGAGAAGCCCGCGAAGAAATAGGCATGCCTTCTGAAAACGTAGAAATTATTGGGGTGTTACCCAATTACAGGACAGTAAGCGGTTATCAGATAGCCCCGGTTGTTGGTTTTGTTGAACCCAGTTTTACGCCTGTTATCGACCCTAACGAAGTAGAAAGTGCTTTCGAGGTGCCTTTAGCTCATGTACTGAATCGCAAAAATCATCTTATTCATACTGCTCGTAAAGGTAAGCGTTCATCGCCTATCTATTTTATTCCGTGGAATGAACATATGATTTGGGGTGCTACGGCTGCCATACTACGAAACTTGTCTCACCATATTCATCCTTAA
- a CDS encoding L-serine ammonia-lyase, whose product MISVFDMFSVGIGPSSSHTVGPMRAGAEYAKTLATDTALFSKITTIKVELFGSLGQTGIGHGTGKAVILGLSGEMPESIDVNKIEPLLEDVRNQESLYLNGEKPILFPNKNAIVFHRRKTLPKHANALTFYVYENDTLLCEQTYYSIGGGFIVKEEDFDATKAHAGAVQATVPFPFKSGAALLEQCKNNGLSISALMLKNETTFQPAHAVKQKLFEIWLVMKACVQRGIDSEGILPGGLKVVRRAPALYRRLQTEHTTDPMQTMDWVNLFALAVNEENAAGGRVVTAPTNGAAGIIPAVLHYVDKFIRPVDEEVASRFLLTAGAIGILYKENASISGAEVGCQGEVGVACSMAAGALAEIMGGTVPAVENAAEIGMEHNLGLTCDPVGGLVQVPCIERNAMGAIKAINASRLALRGSGEHKVSLDKVIKTMRDTGNDMKTKYKETARGGLAVNIIEC is encoded by the coding sequence ATGATTAGTGTTTTTGATATGTTTAGCGTGGGTATTGGCCCTTCAAGCTCGCACACCGTTGGCCCCATGCGTGCGGGTGCTGAATATGCTAAAACACTTGCAACAGACACCGCATTGTTTTCAAAAATCACTACGATTAAAGTGGAATTGTTTGGCTCTTTAGGTCAAACCGGTATTGGTCATGGTACAGGTAAAGCCGTTATTCTTGGATTATCGGGTGAAATGCCTGAAAGCATTGACGTGAATAAAATAGAGCCATTACTAGAAGACGTACGAAACCAAGAATCTTTGTACCTAAATGGCGAGAAGCCTATTTTATTTCCAAACAAAAACGCGATTGTCTTTCATCGCCGTAAAACCCTTCCTAAGCATGCTAATGCACTTACTTTTTACGTATATGAAAACGACACCCTGCTGTGCGAGCAAACGTACTACAGCATCGGTGGCGGTTTTATCGTAAAAGAAGAAGACTTTGATGCCACTAAAGCACATGCCGGTGCCGTTCAAGCGACTGTACCTTTTCCTTTTAAGTCTGGTGCTGCGCTGCTAGAGCAATGCAAAAATAATGGGTTAAGTATTAGCGCCCTTATGCTTAAGAACGAAACGACTTTTCAACCTGCTCACGCCGTAAAGCAAAAGCTGTTTGAAATATGGTTGGTGATGAAAGCCTGTGTTCAACGTGGCATCGACAGTGAAGGCATATTGCCAGGTGGTCTTAAAGTGGTGCGCCGTGCGCCGGCGCTTTATCGCCGCCTGCAAACTGAACATACTACCGACCCCATGCAAACCATGGACTGGGTAAACTTATTTGCATTAGCCGTAAATGAAGAAAATGCAGCTGGGGGCCGAGTGGTAACTGCGCCCACCAATGGCGCGGCCGGTATTATTCCTGCGGTTTTACATTATGTAGACAAATTTATTCGCCCAGTGGATGAAGAAGTGGCAAGCCGCTTTTTACTCACCGCAGGAGCGATTGGTATTTTGTACAAAGAAAATGCATCCATTTCGGGTGCTGAAGTAGGCTGTCAGGGTGAAGTGGGTGTGGCATGTTCTATGGCTGCGGGTGCGCTGGCAGAGATTATGGGCGGTACTGTACCTGCAGTAGAAAATGCAGCTGAAATTGGTATGGAGCATAACCTAGGATTAACTTGCGACCCCGTGGGTGGCTTGGTACAGGTTCCTTGTATTGAACGCAATGCTATGGGTGCAATTAAAGCGATAAACGCTTCACGGTTAGCACTGAGAGGCAGCGGCGAGCACAAGGTATCGTTAGATAAAGTCATTAAAACCATGCGTGATACGGGTAACGACATGAAAACCAAGTACAAAGAAACAGCACGTGGCGGGCTGGCAGTTAATATTATCGAATGCTAA
- the rmuC gene encoding DNA recombination protein RmuC yields MYSLSDLSPQYLNAGLFLLALIFLILLIATRRTLNQAHKNIAEKNDALLAQQQTYNETQERMGMLVEKSRQYEQVLAEKHQLSEASGVLQKEYSKLQAQYEAQKARLDALMQNHEEKLALMHSSEQRLQTQFENLANKIFDEKSATYQTQSKHNIEAVLAPFKSQLDGFKRQISEQHIREGQERASLKTEILSLKALNQRITEEASALTNALKGDNKKQGNWGEVILERILKESGLREGHEFETQVSAQSEQGRRLQPDVVVHLPNDKDVIIDSKVSLAAYEQYFNCDDDASRKQYLSAHVASIKGHIKGLGAKEYQSLKGLRTLDYVLLFIPIEPAFLLAIEEEPDLVSLALNHNIMLVSPTNLLVALRTINNIWQYEYQNQNAQLIAEQAGKLYDKFVGFVSDIEKIGKALDTAHGSYDAAMNKLSSGRGNLVRQVEKFREMGVQPSKRLDNTLSRLSDEE; encoded by the coding sequence ATGTATTCCTTATCTGATTTGTCCCCCCAATATTTGAATGCTGGCTTATTTTTACTGGCGTTAATTTTTCTTATTTTGCTAATAGCGACCCGTAGAACACTGAACCAGGCTCACAAGAACATTGCCGAAAAAAATGATGCGTTACTTGCGCAGCAGCAGACCTACAATGAAACCCAAGAGCGTATGGGCATGCTGGTTGAAAAATCACGTCAGTATGAGCAGGTGCTAGCTGAGAAACATCAACTTAGTGAAGCATCAGGCGTGCTGCAAAAAGAGTACAGTAAGTTGCAGGCGCAATACGAAGCGCAAAAGGCTAGGCTTGATGCGCTTATGCAGAATCATGAAGAAAAGCTTGCGTTAATGCATTCCTCAGAACAACGCTTACAAACCCAGTTTGAAAACTTAGCGAATAAAATTTTTGATGAGAAAAGCGCAACCTATCAAACCCAAAGTAAACATAATATTGAAGCGGTATTGGCGCCCTTTAAATCCCAATTAGATGGGTTTAAACGACAAATTTCAGAACAACACATTCGTGAAGGGCAAGAGCGAGCGTCACTAAAAACGGAAATTTTAAGTTTAAAGGCGTTGAATCAGCGCATAACCGAAGAAGCTTCAGCGTTAACCAATGCCCTTAAAGGCGACAATAAAAAGCAGGGGAATTGGGGCGAGGTTATTTTAGAGCGCATACTCAAAGAATCTGGTCTTCGTGAAGGTCATGAGTTTGAAACCCAAGTGTCGGCACAATCTGAACAGGGTAGGCGATTGCAACCCGATGTTGTGGTGCATTTACCGAATGACAAAGACGTGATTATCGATTCCAAGGTAAGCTTAGCGGCGTACGAGCAATATTTTAATTGCGACGATGACGCCAGCCGCAAACAGTATCTCAGTGCACATGTCGCTTCAATCAAAGGCCATATAAAAGGGCTAGGCGCTAAGGAATACCAGTCGCTAAAAGGGCTGCGCACATTAGATTATGTTTTACTGTTCATTCCTATCGAGCCAGCCTTTCTATTGGCCATTGAAGAAGAGCCTGATCTTGTTTCACTCGCGCTTAATCATAATATTATGTTAGTTAGCCCCACGAATTTGCTTGTGGCATTACGTACCATCAATAATATTTGGCAATATGAGTACCAGAACCAAAACGCGCAACTCATCGCAGAACAAGCAGGAAAGCTATACGATAAATTTGTAGGCTTTGTCTCTGATATTGAAAAGATTGGTAAAGCACTAGATACCGCCCATGGCAGTTATGATGCAGCAATGAATAAGCTTTCAAGTGGGCGTGGAAATTTAGTCCGGCAAGTAGAGAAGTTCAGAGAAATGGGGGTTCAGCCCAGTAAACGGTTAGACAATACCTTGTCGAGATTATCCGATGAAGAATAA
- the pabB gene encoding aminodeoxychorismate synthase component I, which produces MPATSQVTITPISTSFSLCLIDIFEQVAHRAGAVLLDTCGSTKSNGRYNVMVWEPSATVTAKHGEAPLVQLDGEKAFTTNFQPFEAVTHYLHGSVANLKVDETSQSLAKQLPFIVGVTGFAGYDAGRYYEKLPANAAQTYTTPDFSVGLYLSSLIEDTVTGTLYFCSATGETTPPDFVIQPNFTTDFKNNADAGDFCGENDHKGRVSLASINDEKTQGDDIAKTPFSLTSDWKSNLTKEAYIDRIERIHDYLKAGDCYQVNMAQRFTAAYTGDCWHAYRALRESNQAPFSAFIQLKNSTILSISPERFISVKQGVVETKPIKGTRPRFSDEAKDAQSAQSLLTASKDRAENLMIVDLLRNDLSKHCKPHSVKVPELFALESYEAVHHLVSTVVGELNDDAAPLDLLASSFPGGSITGAPKIRAMEIIDELEVHRRNIYCGSIFYMGFREDMDSSICIRTLLAENNQLHCWAGGGIVLDSVANDEYKETLDKVSKILPVLTSHFGAGREQS; this is translated from the coding sequence ATGCCCGCAACATCGCAAGTTACCATTACGCCAATCAGCACATCGTTTTCACTTTGCCTTATAGATATTTTTGAGCAGGTTGCCCACCGCGCGGGAGCCGTTTTGCTTGATACCTGTGGCTCCACGAAAAGCAATGGTCGCTACAATGTGATGGTATGGGAGCCTAGCGCTACCGTAACGGCCAAGCACGGTGAAGCCCCTCTAGTGCAATTAGATGGCGAGAAGGCATTCACAACTAACTTTCAGCCTTTTGAAGCCGTCACGCACTACCTTCATGGATCAGTGGCCAATCTTAAGGTAGATGAGACTAGCCAATCATTAGCTAAACAACTCCCTTTTATTGTAGGCGTAACGGGTTTTGCTGGTTACGATGCAGGGCGCTATTACGAAAAGCTTCCAGCAAATGCGGCGCAAACCTATACCACCCCAGATTTTTCCGTAGGGCTTTACCTGTCATCTTTAATTGAGGATACGGTTACCGGTACCTTGTATTTTTGCTCGGCGACAGGTGAAACCACACCACCTGACTTTGTCATACAGCCTAATTTTACTACTGATTTTAAAAATAATGCTGATGCTGGTGATTTTTGCGGTGAAAACGACCATAAAGGCCGTGTCTCTTTAGCCTCCATCAATGATGAGAAAACACAAGGTGATGATATTGCTAAAACGCCGTTTTCATTAACCAGTGATTGGAAATCTAACCTAACAAAAGAAGCCTATATTGACCGTATTGAACGAATTCATGACTATTTAAAAGCGGGCGACTGTTACCAAGTAAACATGGCGCAGCGTTTCACAGCTGCATACACGGGCGATTGCTGGCACGCTTATCGCGCCTTACGAGAAAGTAACCAAGCGCCCTTTTCTGCATTCATTCAGTTAAAAAACAGCACTATTTTAAGTATATCTCCCGAACGCTTTATTAGTGTTAAGCAGGGCGTGGTGGAAACTAAACCTATAAAAGGTACACGCCCACGGTTTAGTGATGAAGCTAAAGATGCACAAAGTGCTCAGTCTTTGCTGACTGCATCGAAAGATCGTGCGGAAAACCTTATGATTGTTGATTTACTGCGTAATGATCTTTCAAAACACTGCAAGCCTCATTCAGTAAAAGTACCTGAGTTATTTGCCTTAGAAAGCTATGAAGCAGTGCATCATTTGGTGAGCACGGTTGTCGGCGAACTTAACGACGATGCAGCGCCATTAGATTTACTTGCCTCCTCATTTCCTGGCGGTTCTATTACAGGCGCACCTAAAATTAGGGCGATGGAAATTATAGACGAGCTTGAAGTACATAGACGCAATATCTATTGCGGCAGCATTTTTTATATGGGCTTTCGTGAAGATATGGACTCAAGCATTTGTATTCGTACGCTGCTTGCGGAGAATAACCAGCTGCATTGCTGGGCTGGTGGTGGTATTGTTTTAGATTCAGTGGCTAATGACGAGTACAAAGAAACCTTGGATAAAGTGTCTAAAATTCTGCCAGTGCTAACCTCCCACTTTGGAGCGGGCCGTGAACAGAGCTGA
- a CDS encoding fumarate hydratase, producing MTVIRQQDFIDSIEDSLQFISYYHPLDYVKAVEAAYNREESQAAKDAMAQILINSRMSAEGKRPLCQDTGIVTCFVKVGMGVTWDKTDMTVQQMVDEGTRRAYLNPDNPLRASIVADPAGARTNTKDNTPSVVHIDMVPGEKVEVMIAAKGGGSENKSKMVMLNPSDNIADWVVKTLPTMGAGWCPPGMLGIGIGGTAEKAAVLAKESLMDPVDIQELIARGPETTDEKLRVEIFERVNQLGIGAQGLGGLTTVVDVKIMSLPTHAASKPVAMIPNCAATRHAHFHLDGSGPAELTPPKLEDWPEVTWEVGENTRRVNLNDVTKEDIQDWKVGETVLLSGKMLTGRDAAHKRIQTMLDNGEGLPEGVDLTNRFIYYVGPVDAVGDEVVGPAGPTTATRMDKFTDMMLEKTGLIGMIGKAERGPATVKSIAKHQSVYLMAVGGAAYLVSKAIKKSRVVAFEDLGMEAIYEFDVEDMPVTVAVDSTGANAHETGPAIWKAKIEDLDKALSK from the coding sequence ATGACCGTTATCCGCCAACAGGACTTCATTGATAGCATTGAAGATTCCCTACAGTTTATTTCTTACTATCACCCGCTCGACTACGTTAAAGCCGTAGAAGCAGCGTATAACCGAGAAGAAAGCCAAGCAGCTAAAGATGCGATGGCACAAATCCTTATTAACTCTAGAATGTCAGCTGAAGGCAAACGTCCTTTATGTCAAGACACCGGTATTGTGACCTGCTTTGTAAAAGTAGGTATGGGTGTGACATGGGATAAAACCGACATGACTGTTCAACAGATGGTTGATGAAGGTACTCGCCGCGCTTATCTAAATCCAGATAACCCCTTGCGCGCTTCTATCGTTGCCGACCCTGCGGGCGCGCGAACCAATACCAAAGACAATACACCGTCAGTTGTGCACATTGATATGGTGCCAGGTGAAAAAGTTGAGGTGATGATTGCGGCAAAAGGCGGCGGCTCAGAAAACAAATCTAAAATGGTAATGTTAAACCCTAGCGATAATATTGCTGACTGGGTAGTGAAAACGTTGCCAACCATGGGCGCTGGTTGGTGTCCACCTGGCATGTTAGGCATAGGCATTGGTGGTACAGCAGAAAAAGCGGCTGTACTGGCTAAAGAAAGCTTAATGGATCCGGTAGATATTCAAGAGCTGATTGCTCGCGGCCCAGAAACCACAGATGAAAAGCTACGTGTTGAAATTTTCGAGCGCGTGAATCAATTGGGTATTGGTGCTCAGGGCCTAGGAGGCTTAACGACCGTAGTAGACGTTAAAATTATGTCTTTGCCTACCCATGCGGCGTCTAAGCCTGTGGCGATGATCCCTAACTGTGCAGCAACCCGACATGCACATTTTCATTTAGATGGCTCAGGTCCAGCTGAACTTACGCCGCCTAAATTAGAAGATTGGCCAGAGGTAACGTGGGAAGTGGGTGAAAACACCCGTCGCGTTAACCTTAATGATGTAACCAAAGAAGACATTCAAGACTGGAAAGTGGGTGAAACCGTATTACTTTCTGGAAAAATGTTGACTGGCCGTGACGCAGCGCACAAGCGTATTCAAACTATGCTTGATAATGGTGAAGGTTTACCTGAAGGTGTAGACCTAACCAACCGCTTTATTTATTACGTAGGCCCTGTTGATGCGGTTGGCGATGAAGTAGTAGGCCCAGCGGGACCAACTACTGCCACTCGTATGGATAAATTCACTGACATGATGTTAGAAAAAACAGGCCTTATCGGTATGATTGGCAAAGCAGAGCGTGGCCCTGCAACGGTCAAATCTATTGCTAAGCATCAGTCAGTTTATTTAATGGCCGTAGGTGGTGCAGCATACTTGGTTTCTAAAGCTATCAAGAAGTCACGGGTAGTGGCGTTTGAAGATTTAGGTATGGAAGCCATTTACGAATTTGATGTGGAAGACATGCCTGTTACCGTAGCAGTAGACAGCACAGGCGCTAACGCGCACGAAACTGGACCTGCTATTTGGAAAGCAAAAATTGAAGATTTAGATAAAGCGTTATCTAAGTAA
- the cysB gene encoding HTH-type transcriptional regulator CysB: MKLQQLRYIVEVLNNNLNVSATAESLYTSQPGISKQVRMLEDELGVQIFGRSGKHLTHVTDAGNDVINISREILAKVESIKAVAREHTLPDQGKLNIATTHTQARYALPDVIQGFMSKYPKVSLHMHQGTPSQISDLAAKGEADFAIATEALHLYNDLVMLPCYHWNRSVIVNKDHPLSKKGSIDISDIAKYPLVTYVFGFTGRSELDQAFERAGLTPKIVFTATDADVIKTYVRLGVGIGVIASMAVSDELDSDLVKIDASHLFDYSTTKIGFRKGSFLRSYMYDFIERFAPHLTKDKVEKAMMLKNNDEVEKMFKGVTLPVK; encoded by the coding sequence ATGAAATTACAACAGCTACGTTACATAGTAGAAGTACTTAACAATAATCTGAATGTTTCTGCCACGGCAGAAAGTTTATATACCTCTCAGCCGGGCATTAGTAAGCAGGTGAGAATGCTAGAGGATGAGTTGGGTGTACAGATTTTTGGGCGTAGTGGTAAGCATCTAACCCATGTTACTGATGCCGGAAACGATGTCATTAATATATCCCGCGAAATTTTAGCCAAAGTAGAAAGTATCAAAGCGGTGGCACGGGAGCATACGCTACCCGATCAAGGTAAGCTAAATATCGCCACTACGCATACGCAAGCACGTTATGCGCTACCTGATGTGATCCAAGGTTTTATGAGCAAGTACCCGAAGGTGTCTTTACACATGCATCAAGGGACGCCATCGCAAATCAGTGATCTGGCCGCTAAGGGCGAAGCCGACTTTGCTATCGCTACTGAAGCTTTGCATTTATATAATGATTTGGTGATGTTGCCTTGTTATCACTGGAATCGAAGTGTAATTGTCAATAAAGACCATCCTTTGTCGAAGAAAGGCTCTATCGATATTAGTGATATCGCCAAATACCCCCTAGTAACCTATGTATTTGGTTTCACTGGTCGCTCAGAACTCGACCAAGCGTTTGAGCGTGCGGGCCTTACGCCTAAAATTGTCTTTACCGCCACCGACGCCGATGTCATTAAAACTTATGTGCGGTTAGGTGTGGGTATTGGTGTTATTGCTTCCATGGCCGTTAGCGATGAACTCGATTCAGACTTAGTGAAAATTGATGCGAGTCATTTGTTCGATTACAGCACGACCAAAATAGGCTTTAGAAAGGGCTCTTTCTTACGAAGCTATATGTACGACTTTATTGAGCGCTTTGCACCGCATTTAACAAAAGATAAAGTTGAAAAAGCCATGATGCTGAAAAACAATGATGAAGTTGAAAAGATGTTCAAAGGAGTAACCTTACCGGTTAAGTAA